From Deltaproteobacteria bacterium HGW-Deltaproteobacteria-4, one genomic window encodes:
- the nusB gene encoding transcription antitermination factor NusB — protein MGAGSRRQGREIALKMIYSLFDQDQSLQIALDDFWRAFRFRDDILGDALEEADQSVSPEVRAFAEELVRGVYDQLETIDETLHSYSTNWSLERMARVDLALLRLSAYELMYRHDIPVNVIINEAVEIGKRYGTKETPAFINGILDRISRTCRQPG, from the coding sequence GAAGATGATTTACAGCCTCTTTGACCAGGACCAGTCGCTGCAAATTGCGCTTGACGATTTCTGGCGGGCTTTCCGTTTTCGTGACGATATCCTTGGAGACGCTCTTGAAGAAGCCGATCAGAGCGTGTCGCCCGAGGTGCGGGCCTTTGCCGAGGAGTTGGTGCGGGGCGTTTATGATCAACTCGAAACGATCGACGAGACTCTGCATTCTTATTCGACCAACTGGTCGCTGGAGCGCATGGCGCGCGTTGATCTCGCCCTGCTGCGGCTGAGTGCCTACGAGTTGATGTATCGCCATGATATTCCAGTTAATGTCATTATTAATGAAGCGGTGGAGATCGGCAAACGTTACGGCACCAAAGAGACCCCCGCATTTATTAACGGGATCCTTGATCGCATCTCCCGTACCTGCCGGCAACCCGGCTGA